From the genome of Nitrospirota bacterium, one region includes:
- a CDS encoding aldehyde dehydrogenase family protein, translating into MKPKPFYSGGEWITSSQTIEVIDPYHRKSIASVSLASSDQVALAIDQTVSSFQKTKKLDSNVRSEILHQISDEIAHRKDEFAKTISLEAGKPITDARVEVDRAIFTFQTAAEEAKRIGGEVIPLDLLKGFEKRFGMTRRFPLGPILAITPFNFPLNLVAHKLAPVIAAGNSVLLKPADKTPLTSLLLADVISKTALPPGAINVVPCEVEDIQQAVLDDRIKMLTFTGSGKVGWALKEKSGKKKVVLELGGNAGVMVHHDADLDYAVSRCVAGGFSYAGQSCISVQRIYVHQKIYDLFLARMVEKVKALKTGDPSLETTQVGPLINHTALEKTGSWVKEAVKEGAQCLTGGKAEGTVFLPTVLTKTTPEMKVNCDEVFAPIVTVEPYQEVDQALIELNRSSFGLQAGLFTRNIDHIFKAFQELEVGGLLVNDVPTFRMDHMPYGGIKDSGLGREGLKYAIEEMTELKLLAFNFP; encoded by the coding sequence ATGAAGCCCAAGCCTTTTTATTCAGGCGGGGAATGGATTACCTCGTCTCAAACGATTGAGGTAATCGACCCCTACCATCGCAAATCCATCGCTTCTGTATCCTTAGCCTCTTCCGATCAGGTCGCTCTTGCCATAGACCAGACCGTCTCATCTTTTCAAAAGACAAAAAAATTAGATTCAAATGTCCGCTCGGAAATCCTTCATCAGATTTCGGATGAAATTGCCCATCGAAAAGACGAGTTTGCCAAAACCATCTCTTTAGAAGCGGGAAAGCCGATTACCGATGCCAGAGTGGAAGTAGACCGGGCAATTTTCACCTTCCAAACCGCGGCCGAAGAAGCCAAACGGATCGGGGGAGAGGTGATTCCGTTAGACCTTCTCAAAGGATTCGAGAAAAGGTTTGGGATGACCCGCCGTTTTCCCCTGGGCCCGATTTTGGCCATTACCCCCTTTAATTTTCCTTTAAACCTGGTGGCCCATAAATTAGCGCCGGTCATTGCCGCCGGAAACAGCGTATTGTTAAAGCCTGCTGATAAAACCCCTTTAACATCTCTATTATTGGCCGACGTTATTTCAAAAACGGCGCTCCCTCCAGGGGCTATCAATGTGGTCCCCTGCGAAGTCGAGGATATCCAGCAGGCGGTTTTGGACGACCGGATTAAAATGCTGACCTTTACCGGCAGCGGCAAAGTAGGGTGGGCCTTAAAAGAAAAATCAGGGAAAAAGAAGGTTGTTTTGGAATTAGGGGGCAACGCGGGGGTGATGGTCCATCACGACGCCGATCTCGATTATGCGGTTTCTCGTTGCGTGGCGGGAGGTTTTTCCTATGCGGGCCAATCCTGTATTTCGGTCCAGAGAATTTATGTCCATCAGAAAATTTATGACCTTTTTCTCGCTAGGATGGTTGAAAAAGTAAAAGCCCTTAAAACCGGGGACCCCTCCCTTGAAACGACACAGGTGGGCCCGTTGATTAATCACACCGCCCTGGAAAAAACCGGGAGCTGGGTAAAGGAAGCGGTTAAAGAAGGGGCACAATGTTTGACCGGGGGGAAAGCGGAAGGGACGGTCTTTTTACCGACGGTTTTAACCAAAACAACCCCTGAAATGAAGGTCAATTGCGATGAAGTCTTTGCTCCCATCGTGACCGTAGAGCCTTATCAGGAAGTCGATCAGGCTCTAATAGAGCTCAATCGATCCAGTTTCGGGTTGCAGGCAGGGTTATTTACCCGGAACATCGATCACATCTTCAAGGCTTTTCAGGAGCTTGAAGTTGGCGGTCTTCTGGTCAACGATGTTCCTACCTTTAGAATGGACCATATGCCCTATGGCGGGATTAAAGATTCCGGGTTGGGCCGGGAAGGTCTAAAATACGCCATCGAAGAAATGACCGAATTAAAGCTCCTGGCCTTTAATTTTCCCTGA
- the serS gene encoding serine--tRNA ligase, producing the protein MIDIKILREQPEFVVERMKAREIQFDLAAFQKLDTERRGIIKEIDSLRQKKNITSSEIGKMQQTPFPPTDKQIGIQTIGGPSRDEIKGLEKKLQELEDESRNFLLNIPNIPHESVPIGKDENDNVEVRRWGTPKEFIFKPKAHWEIGEKLDILDFERGAKIAGARFCLYKGAGAQLERALINFMLDLHTGEHGYLEVLTPFIVNEKSMTGTGQLPKFEEDLFGLKDKGFFLIPTAEVPVTNIHQGEILDEKCLPVSYVAYSPCFRREAGSYGKDTKGLIRQHQFNKVELVKFAHPDASYQELERLRSDAEAILQKLNLPYRIVILCTGDLGFSSAKTYDIEVWLPGQNKYREISSCSNFETFQARRADIKYRTADKAKPAYLHTLNGSGLAVGRTLVAILENYQQPDGSVVVPEALRPYMRGLEKIGKA; encoded by the coding sequence ATGATTGATATTAAAATTTTAAGAGAACAACCTGAATTTGTCGTGGAACGGATGAAAGCCCGTGAAATTCAGTTTGATTTAGCCGCTTTTCAAAAACTGGATACTGAAAGAAGAGGAATTATTAAAGAAATTGACTCTTTGAGGCAGAAAAAAAATATTACTTCTAGTGAAATTGGAAAAATGCAACAAACCCCATTTCCACCTACTGACAAGCAGATTGGAATCCAAACAATTGGGGGCCCTTCAAGAGACGAAATTAAAGGGCTAGAAAAGAAGCTTCAAGAACTAGAAGATGAATCAAGAAACTTTTTATTAAATATTCCTAATATTCCTCATGAGTCTGTCCCCATTGGTAAAGATGAAAACGACAATGTCGAGGTTCGACGATGGGGAACGCCGAAAGAATTTATCTTTAAGCCCAAAGCACATTGGGAAATTGGCGAAAAGCTTGATATCCTTGACTTCGAGCGGGGAGCAAAAATCGCGGGAGCAAGGTTTTGCTTATATAAGGGGGCTGGAGCGCAACTTGAGCGGGCCCTCATTAATTTCATGCTCGACCTTCACACCGGGGAGCATGGGTACCTTGAGGTTCTGACCCCCTTTATCGTTAATGAGAAAAGCATGACCGGGACCGGTCAGCTCCCTAAATTTGAAGAGGATCTGTTTGGTTTAAAAGATAAAGGTTTTTTTTTAATTCCGACGGCGGAAGTTCCGGTCACGAATATCCATCAGGGCGAAATTCTGGATGAAAAATGTCTGCCTGTTTCCTATGTCGCTTATTCTCCCTGTTTCCGGCGTGAAGCGGGGTCGTATGGAAAGGATACAAAAGGGTTAATTCGCCAGCATCAATTCAATAAAGTCGAGCTGGTCAAATTTGCGCATCCAGACGCGTCTTACCAGGAGTTAGAGCGATTACGATCTGACGCTGAAGCCATTTTACAGAAATTGAATCTTCCTTACCGTATCGTGATATTATGCACGGGAGATCTTGGATTTTCTTCAGCAAAGACGTATGATATTGAAGTATGGCTTCCCGGGCAAAACAAATACCGTGAAATTTCTTCCTGCAGTAATTTCGAAACTTTTCAGGCAAGAAGAGCGGATATCAAGTACCGGACGGCCGACAAGGCAAAGCCCGCATACCTTCATACCCTGAACGGCTCCGGGTTGGCGGTGGGCCGCACGTTAGTGGCTATTTTAGAAAACTATCAGCAACCCGATGGTTCGGTAGTGGTTCCTGAAGCGCTTCGCCCTTATATGCGGGGGTTGGAAAAAATAGGAAAAGCCTGA
- the erpA gene encoding iron-sulfur cluster insertion protein ErpA, protein MVTLTEKASEKVKELLAAEQKSGYGLRINVSGGGCSGFQYGMDFEEKANAGDQVIEAHGVKLFVDAQSVPFLEGVQVDYVDTVQGAGFAIQNPNAKSSCGCGKSFSS, encoded by the coding sequence ATGGTAACTTTGACTGAAAAAGCGAGTGAAAAAGTAAAAGAGCTCCTTGCGGCCGAGCAAAAGTCGGGATATGGCCTGAGAATAAATGTGAGTGGCGGCGGCTGCAGCGGATTTCAATATGGAATGGATTTTGAGGAAAAAGCAAACGCCGGAGACCAGGTCATCGAGGCTCACGGGGTAAAGCTGTTCGTGGATGCTCAAAGTGTTCCTTTTCTCGAAGGTGTGCAGGTCGATTATGTCGATACCGTTCAAGGCGCCGGTTTCGCCATTCAAAACCCCAATGCTAAATCTTCTTGCGGTTGCGGAAAATCATTTAGCTCTTAA